The following coding sequences are from one Pseudonocardia sp. EC080619-01 window:
- the glmU gene encoding bifunctional UDP-N-acetylglucosamine diphosphorylase/glucosamine-1-phosphate N-acetyltransferase GlmU, with translation MRSATPKVLHPLGGRPMLGHALHAVAGVRPEHLVVVVGHQRERVAGAVTGFSGELGREVATAVQEQMLGTGDAVRCGLTALPADLTGTVLVTYGDVPLLDSTTLSSLVTEHERHAAAVTLLTGEPADPTGYGRIVRDGPAGAVTAIVEHSDAGPEQRAIGEVNSGVYAFDAEFLRAGVTGLAAHNEQQELYLTDLVESAVAGGRTVHAVRCDDEWLLRGVNDRVQLAELRAELNRRVLRGWMLAGVTVVDPATTWVDVQVELGTDVVLHPGTQLHGACTVGEGAEIGPDTTLTACAVGAGATVVRTHGSDSEIGEGASVGPFAYLRPHARLGARGKIGTFVEVKNADIGAGSKVPHLTYVGDASIGEMSNIGASSVFVNYDGVRKQRTTIGSHVRTGSDTMFIAPVTVGDGAYTGAGTVLRSDVPPGALAVSGGTQRTIEGWVTRKRPGTPAAEAAERAGSGPAGDGTSGGVDHDAGNNSDNSDNRDLSRGGTAR, from the coding sequence ATGCGCTCGGCGACCCCCAAGGTCCTGCACCCCCTCGGCGGCAGGCCCATGCTCGGGCACGCGCTGCACGCCGTGGCGGGTGTCCGGCCGGAGCACCTGGTGGTCGTCGTGGGGCACCAGCGCGAGCGGGTCGCCGGTGCCGTCACCGGGTTCTCCGGGGAACTCGGCCGCGAGGTCGCGACCGCCGTGCAGGAGCAGATGCTCGGCACCGGCGACGCGGTGCGCTGCGGCCTGACCGCGCTCCCGGCGGACCTGACCGGCACCGTGCTGGTGACCTACGGCGACGTCCCGCTGCTCGACTCCACGACGCTGTCGTCGCTGGTGACCGAGCACGAGCGGCACGCGGCGGCCGTGACCCTGCTGACCGGCGAGCCCGCCGATCCCACCGGGTACGGGCGGATCGTGCGCGACGGCCCGGCCGGTGCGGTGACGGCGATCGTCGAGCACTCCGACGCCGGGCCGGAGCAGCGGGCCATCGGCGAGGTCAACTCCGGGGTCTACGCCTTCGACGCGGAGTTCCTGCGCGCGGGCGTCACGGGGCTCGCCGCGCACAACGAGCAGCAGGAGCTGTACCTGACCGACCTGGTCGAGAGCGCCGTCGCCGGCGGGCGGACGGTGCACGCCGTCCGCTGCGACGACGAGTGGCTGCTGCGGGGCGTCAACGACCGGGTGCAGCTGGCGGAGCTGCGGGCCGAGCTGAACCGCCGGGTGCTGCGCGGCTGGATGCTCGCCGGCGTCACCGTCGTCGACCCGGCCACGACGTGGGTGGACGTCCAGGTGGAGCTGGGGACCGACGTCGTCCTGCACCCGGGGACGCAGCTGCACGGCGCGTGCACCGTCGGCGAGGGAGCCGAGATCGGCCCGGACACCACGCTGACCGCCTGCGCGGTCGGGGCCGGCGCGACGGTCGTCCGGACCCACGGCTCGGACTCCGAGATCGGCGAGGGCGCCTCGGTCGGCCCGTTCGCGTACCTGCGCCCGCACGCCCGGCTCGGAGCCCGGGGCAAGATCGGCACCTTCGTCGAGGTCAAGAACGCCGACATCGGCGCGGGCAGCAAGGTGCCGCACCTGACCTACGTCGGGGACGCGTCGATCGGCGAGATGAGCAACATCGGCGCCTCGTCGGTGTTCGTGAACTACGACGGCGTCCGCAAGCAGCGGACGACGATCGGTTCGCACGTCCGGACCGGCTCCGACACCATGTTCATCGCCCCGGTCACGGTCGGGGACGGCGCCTACACCGGAGCCGGGACGGTGCTCCGGTCGGACGTCCCGCCGGGGGCGCTCGCGGTGTCGGGTGGGACACAGCGCACCATCGAGGGGTGGGTGACCCGCAAGCGCCCGGGCACCCCGGCCGCCGAGGCGGCCGAACGGGCGGGCTCCGGCCCGGCCGGCGACGGCACATCCGGCGGCGTCGACCACGACGCCGGGAACAACAGCGACAACAGCGACAACAGAGACCTCAGCCGAGGAGGCACCGCACGGTGA
- a CDS encoding ribose-phosphate diphosphokinase: MSAIAGTPKKNMMLFSGRAHPELADHVAKELDVTVTPQSAYSFANGEIFCRFEESVRGSDAFVIQAHSAPINDAIMEQLIMVDALKRGSAKRITAVMPFWGYARQDKKHRGREPISARLVADMFKTAGADRILTVDLHTSQIQGFFDGPVDHLFALPVLAQHIKDTRPDENFAVVSPDSGRVRLAERWADTLGGTPLAFIHKTRDPLKPNEAVANRVVGEIEGRCCVVIDDMIDTGGTVAKAVEVLLKEGATKVVVAATHGVLSGPATERLANCGADEVIFTDSLPIPAEKRFDKMTVLPIAPLLAEAIHQVFEDGSVTSLFDGNA; this comes from the coding sequence GTGAGCGCGATCGCAGGCACGCCGAAGAAGAACATGATGCTCTTCTCGGGGAGGGCGCACCCGGAGCTGGCCGACCACGTGGCCAAGGAGCTCGACGTCACGGTCACTCCGCAGTCGGCGTACTCCTTCGCCAACGGAGAGATCTTCTGCCGCTTCGAGGAGTCGGTCCGCGGCAGCGACGCGTTCGTGATCCAGGCGCACTCCGCCCCGATCAACGACGCGATCATGGAGCAGCTGATCATGGTCGACGCGCTGAAGCGCGGTTCGGCCAAGCGGATCACCGCCGTCATGCCGTTCTGGGGCTACGCCCGCCAGGACAAGAAGCACCGCGGCCGCGAGCCCATCTCGGCCCGGCTCGTCGCGGACATGTTCAAGACCGCCGGTGCCGACCGGATCCTGACCGTGGACCTGCACACCTCGCAGATCCAGGGCTTCTTCGACGGCCCGGTGGACCACCTGTTCGCGCTGCCCGTGCTGGCGCAGCACATCAAGGACACCCGGCCGGACGAGAACTTCGCGGTCGTCTCGCCCGACTCGGGTCGCGTGCGGCTCGCCGAGCGCTGGGCCGACACCCTCGGCGGGACCCCGCTGGCGTTCATCCACAAGACCCGCGACCCGCTGAAGCCGAACGAGGCGGTCGCGAACCGGGTCGTCGGCGAGATCGAGGGCCGCTGCTGCGTGGTCATCGACGACATGATCGACACCGGTGGCACGGTGGCGAAGGCGGTCGAGGTGCTGCTGAAGGAGGGCGCGACCAAGGTCGTCGTCGCGGCGACGCACGGCGTGCTCTCCGGCCCGGCCACCGAGCGCCTCGCCAACTGCGGCGCCGACGAGGTGATCTTCACCGACTCGCTGCCGATCCCGGCCGAGAAGCGCTTCGACAAGATGACCGTCCTGCCGATCGCGCCGCTGCTGGCCGAGGCGATCCACCAGGTCTTCGAGGACGGCTCGGTGACCAGCCTGTTCGACGGCAACGCCTGA
- a CDS encoding 50S ribosomal protein L25/general stress protein Ctc has protein sequence MAQTRIPAENRTEFGKGAARRTRRAGKIPAVLYGHGTDPVHLSLPSLEFAAVVRDQGRNAVLELDVDGSKPQLALTKTVVVHPLRPYIEHVDLLVIKRGEKVEVELDVVVTGDAAPGSLVTQDLNTVLVEADALNIPENIEVSVEEAEIGTQYYAKDLRLPNGVELRTDEEYLVVQVVPAPTEEDLEAEIDTEGAGVVEDPSDDEEAAGESAEASESSEGDSDK, from the coding sequence GTGGCCCAGACCCGCATCCCCGCCGAGAACCGCACCGAGTTCGGCAAGGGCGCAGCCCGCCGCACCCGCCGTGCCGGCAAGATCCCCGCCGTCCTCTACGGGCACGGCACCGACCCGGTGCACCTGTCGCTGCCGTCGCTGGAGTTCGCGGCCGTCGTCCGTGACCAGGGCCGCAACGCCGTGCTCGAGCTGGACGTCGACGGCAGCAAGCCGCAGCTCGCGCTGACCAAGACCGTGGTCGTGCACCCGCTGCGCCCCTACATCGAGCACGTCGACCTCCTCGTCATCAAGCGGGGCGAGAAGGTCGAGGTCGAGCTGGACGTCGTCGTCACCGGCGACGCCGCCCCGGGCTCGCTGGTCACCCAGGACCTGAACACCGTCCTGGTCGAGGCCGACGCGCTGAACATCCCGGAGAACATCGAGGTCTCCGTGGAGGAGGCCGAGATCGGCACCCAGTACTACGCGAAGGACCTGCGCCTGCCGAACGGCGTCGAGCTGCGCACCGACGAGGAGTACCTCGTCGTGCAGGTCGTCCCGGCCCCGACCGAGGAGGACCTGGAGGCCGAGATCGACACCGAGGGTGCCGGTGTCGTCGAGGACCCGTCCGACGACGAGGAGGCCGCCGGCGAGTCGGCCGAGGCGTCCGAGTCCTCCGAGGGCGACTCCGACAAGTGA
- the pth gene encoding aminoacyl-tRNA hydrolase encodes MSAVPGPALVVGLGNPGPEYEGTRHNVGTRVAALLAARAGAGRFSVHKRSNSDVAQGRLAGRPVTVAVPRTYMNLSGGPVTGLVKYFSVPPTEVIVIHDELDLDFGLVRLKRGGGEGGHNGLRSISRSLGTKDYLRVRFGIGRPPGRQDPADYVLKRFSGAENKELDLGLDLAADAAEALLSDGLEPAQNRFHPLSG; translated from the coding sequence GTGAGTGCGGTGCCGGGTCCCGCGCTCGTCGTCGGGCTCGGGAACCCGGGCCCGGAGTACGAGGGGACCCGGCACAACGTCGGTACCCGCGTCGCCGCCCTGCTGGCGGCGCGGGCCGGCGCCGGCCGGTTCTCGGTCCACAAGCGGTCGAACTCCGACGTGGCCCAGGGCCGGCTGGCCGGCCGCCCGGTGACCGTGGCCGTCCCCCGGACGTACATGAACCTCTCGGGCGGTCCGGTCACCGGTCTCGTGAAGTACTTCTCGGTCCCGCCGACCGAGGTGATCGTGATCCACGACGAGCTGGACCTCGACTTCGGCCTCGTCCGGCTCAAGCGGGGCGGCGGCGAGGGCGGGCACAACGGCCTGCGCTCGATCAGCCGCTCGCTGGGGACGAAGGACTACCTGCGGGTCCGGTTCGGCATCGGCAGGCCGCCGGGTCGTCAGGACCCGGCGGACTACGTGCTCAAGCGGTTCTCGGGCGCCGAGAACAAGGAGCTCGACCTGGGGCTGGACCTGGCCGCCGACGCCGCCGAGGCGCTGCTGTCCGACGGCCTGGAGCCGGCCCAGAACCGCTTCCACCCGCTCTCGGGCTGA
- a CDS encoding fatty acyl-AMP ligase yields the protein MSRFLAMMLESATGPDRDARGMTTGEPREPVRRSWAEVHRAALASADALRRPGASGEPVLPFGGAVGVLAGEPAEIAPAAQAVWLCGGSVTMLHQPTPRTDLAVWAEDTVTTLKMVDAAMVLLGPPFDALAPVLTEQGVAFRTLDSLDGDPDAFTAAADVADEGDTALLQLTSGSTAAPKAVRITHGNLHANIGSMVTASQLDVATDRMVSWLPLFHDMGMVGFLTVPMTVGLDLVTVTPADFLGRPRLWAELISRYGGTVTAAPNFAYAVLARQLARVDDGELDLSSLRIALNGAEPVDPAAVEAFTAAGARFGLRPESVLCAYGMAETALGVAFAPVHTGLAVDRVDAEELEAHRRATPAGAAPARGFPELGPPLPGIEVKVVGSGGADLGPREVGVLHLRGAAVTPGYLTVEGPLSTQDADGWFDTGDEGYLTDGGAVVVCGRTKDVIIMGGRNIYPTDIERAAGEADGVRAGNVVAVRIAAGEGRHRESFAVAVEAKGADTDDAVKAIRADVVRRVVSAVGVRPAEVAVLAPGSLPKTPSGKLRRAATADLLTAPR from the coding sequence ATGTCCCGCTTCCTGGCGATGATGCTGGAGTCCGCGACCGGTCCCGATCGGGACGCCCGCGGGATGACGACGGGTGAGCCGCGCGAGCCGGTCCGCCGGAGCTGGGCCGAGGTGCACCGGGCGGCCCTGGCGTCCGCGGACGCGCTGCGGCGGCCCGGCGCGTCGGGCGAGCCCGTGCTGCCGTTCGGCGGTGCGGTCGGGGTGCTGGCGGGCGAGCCCGCGGAGATCGCCCCCGCGGCGCAGGCGGTCTGGCTGTGCGGGGGCAGCGTGACGATGCTGCACCAGCCGACCCCCCGCACCGACCTGGCGGTCTGGGCCGAAGACACCGTCACCACGCTCAAGATGGTCGACGCGGCCATGGTCCTGCTGGGGCCGCCGTTCGACGCGCTGGCGCCGGTGCTGACCGAGCAGGGGGTCGCGTTCCGGACGCTCGACTCGCTCGACGGCGACCCGGACGCCTTCACCGCCGCCGCGGACGTCGCCGACGAGGGCGACACCGCGCTGTTGCAGCTGACCAGCGGGTCGACGGCCGCGCCGAAGGCCGTGCGGATCACCCACGGGAACCTGCACGCGAACATCGGCTCGATGGTGACCGCGTCGCAGCTCGACGTGGCGACCGACCGGATGGTGTCGTGGCTGCCGCTGTTCCACGACATGGGGATGGTCGGGTTCCTGACCGTCCCGATGACGGTCGGCCTGGATCTCGTCACCGTGACCCCGGCCGACTTCCTCGGCAGGCCACGGCTGTGGGCCGAGCTGATCTCGCGCTACGGCGGCACGGTCACCGCCGCCCCGAACTTCGCCTACGCGGTGCTGGCCCGCCAGCTCGCCCGGGTCGACGACGGCGAGCTCGACCTGTCCTCGCTGCGGATCGCGCTCAACGGTGCCGAGCCCGTCGATCCCGCGGCGGTCGAGGCGTTCACCGCGGCCGGTGCCCGGTTCGGGCTGCGTCCCGAGTCGGTGCTGTGCGCCTACGGGATGGCGGAGACCGCCCTCGGGGTGGCGTTCGCACCGGTCCACACCGGTCTCGCGGTGGACCGGGTCGACGCCGAGGAGCTCGAGGCGCACCGCCGCGCGACGCCGGCCGGTGCCGCCCCGGCCCGGGGGTTCCCGGAGCTCGGACCGCCGCTGCCCGGCATCGAGGTGAAGGTCGTCGGCTCCGGGGGAGCGGACCTGGGGCCGCGCGAGGTCGGCGTGCTGCACCTGCGCGGTGCCGCCGTGACGCCCGGCTACCTGACCGTGGAGGGCCCGCTGTCCACACAGGACGCAGACGGGTGGTTCGACACCGGCGACGAGGGCTACCTGACCGACGGCGGCGCCGTCGTGGTCTGCGGCCGCACCAAGGACGTGATCATCATGGGCGGCCGCAACATCTACCCGACCGACATCGAGCGTGCGGCGGGGGAGGCCGACGGGGTCCGTGCGGGCAACGTCGTCGCGGTGCGGATCGCGGCGGGCGAGGGCCGGCACCGCGAGTCGTTCGCCGTCGCGGTGGAGGCGAAGGGCGCCGACACCGACGACGCCGTGAAGGCGATCCGCGCGGACGTCGTCCGCCGGGTGGTGTCCGCGGTCGGGGTCCGGCCCGCCGAGGTCGCGGTGCTGGCGCCGGGGAGCCTGCCGAAGACGCCGTCGGGCAAGCTCCGCCGCGCCGCCACCGCCGACCTGCTGACCGCCCCGCGCTGA
- a CDS encoding M20/M25/M40 family metallo-hydrolase yields the protein MGEQQIGTPPTELSSAVDAVLPGARTDLEALVRIPSIWADPAHAEDTRRSADAVAALARDAGASEVRVLAADGGAPAVVAHWPAPEGMPTVMLYAHHDVQPTGGDDNWTSPPFEPTERDGRLYGRGAADDKAGVMTHLAVLRAYDGRPPVGVTLFVEGEEESGSPTLSALLAEHHAALAADVIVIADAANPAVDVPALTTSLRGLVDVVVEVSVLERPVHSGVYGGPIGDALTVLCRTLATLHDDKGEVAVPGLVRSSSDAPDPDEATYRADAGLLDGVELLGTGSIPDRVNLSPAVAVLGIDAPKVAEASNVLLPRARAMVSMRLAPGQDAAEAQRALAEHLEQNVPWGAQVAVTPGAGVAEPFSLSSTGAVYDHARAAFSAAFGNAAVEAGIGGSIPFIAEFARTFPGAAVLVTGVGDPASRWHGIDESLHLGMFGRGVLAEALLLRRLSGTG from the coding sequence ATGGGCGAGCAGCAGATCGGCACCCCTCCCACGGAGCTCTCCTCGGCGGTCGACGCGGTCCTGCCGGGAGCGCGCACCGACCTGGAGGCGCTGGTCCGCATCCCGAGCATCTGGGCCGACCCGGCGCACGCCGAGGACACCCGGCGCTCCGCCGACGCGGTCGCCGCACTCGCCCGCGACGCCGGCGCCTCGGAGGTGCGGGTCCTCGCCGCCGACGGCGGGGCACCGGCCGTCGTCGCGCACTGGCCCGCGCCCGAAGGCATGCCGACGGTGATGCTCTACGCCCACCACGACGTCCAGCCGACCGGCGGCGACGACAACTGGACCAGCCCGCCGTTCGAGCCGACCGAGCGGGACGGCCGGCTCTACGGCCGCGGCGCCGCCGACGACAAGGCCGGCGTCATGACCCACCTGGCGGTGCTTCGCGCCTACGACGGCCGGCCACCGGTCGGCGTGACGCTGTTCGTCGAGGGCGAGGAGGAGTCCGGCTCGCCGACGCTGTCCGCGCTGCTGGCCGAGCACCACGCCGCGCTCGCCGCCGACGTCATCGTGATCGCCGACGCCGCGAACCCGGCCGTCGACGTCCCGGCGCTGACCACCAGCCTGCGCGGTCTCGTCGACGTCGTCGTCGAGGTGTCGGTGCTGGAGCGGCCGGTCCACTCCGGCGTCTACGGCGGTCCGATCGGGGACGCGCTCACCGTGCTCTGCCGGACGCTCGCCACGCTGCACGACGACAAGGGCGAGGTCGCCGTCCCCGGCCTGGTGCGCAGCAGCTCGGACGCTCCCGACCCGGACGAGGCCACCTACCGCGCCGACGCCGGCCTGCTCGACGGCGTCGAGCTGCTGGGGACCGGCAGCATCCCGGACCGGGTCAACCTCTCCCCCGCCGTCGCGGTGCTCGGCATCGACGCGCCGAAGGTCGCCGAGGCGTCCAACGTGCTCCTCCCCCGTGCCCGGGCGATGGTCAGCATGCGGCTCGCACCCGGGCAGGACGCGGCCGAGGCCCAGCGGGCGCTCGCGGAGCACCTGGAGCAGAACGTGCCGTGGGGCGCGCAGGTGGCCGTGACGCCCGGGGCCGGGGTCGCCGAGCCGTTCAGCCTGTCCTCCACCGGTGCCGTGTACGACCACGCCCGGGCGGCGTTCTCCGCGGCGTTCGGGAACGCCGCGGTCGAGGCCGGCATCGGCGGCTCGATCCCCTTCATCGCCGAGTTCGCGCGGACCTTCCCCGGAGCGGCCGTGCTGGTCACCGGCGTCGGCGACCCGGCGAGCCGCTGGCACGGGATCGACGAGAGCCTGCACCTGGGCATGTTCGGCCGCGGGGTGCTGGCCGAGGCGTTGCTGCTGCGGCGGCTCTCCGGGACGGGCTGA
- a CDS encoding LLM class F420-dependent oxidoreductase yields the protein MKFGIATFVTDEGIRPGPLGAALEERGFDSVWLAEHSHIPTSRESPYPGGGDLPRVYYRTLDPFVTLAAMAETTTDLLLGTGIALMPQRDVIHTAKQSASVDLVSGGRLLFGVGAGWNREEMRNHGVDPTRRGKLMTEQLHALKALWTEDEAEFHGDHVDIERSYCWPKPVRSPHPPIYLGGESEAALTRLAEVGDGWLPRGHASFDEIKQVRADLAGRGKPDVPTTVFGAPADPDVVAGYADAGVERVTFMLPTRPEKETLTTLDELAEVAAKAR from the coding sequence ATGAAGTTCGGCATCGCGACGTTCGTGACCGACGAGGGCATCCGCCCCGGCCCCCTGGGCGCGGCCCTCGAGGAGCGCGGGTTCGACTCGGTGTGGCTCGCCGAGCACTCGCACATCCCGACCAGCCGGGAGTCCCCGTACCCGGGCGGCGGTGACCTGCCCCGGGTCTACTACCGCACGCTCGACCCGTTCGTCACGCTCGCCGCGATGGCGGAGACCACGACGGACCTGTTGCTGGGCACCGGCATCGCGCTGATGCCGCAGCGCGACGTGATCCACACGGCGAAGCAGTCGGCGAGCGTGGACCTCGTCTCCGGCGGACGGCTGCTGTTCGGCGTCGGGGCCGGATGGAACCGCGAGGAGATGCGCAACCACGGCGTCGACCCGACGAGGCGCGGCAAGCTGATGACCGAGCAGCTGCACGCCCTGAAGGCGCTGTGGACCGAGGACGAGGCCGAGTTCCACGGCGACCACGTCGACATCGAGCGGTCGTACTGCTGGCCGAAGCCGGTCCGTTCGCCGCACCCACCGATCTACCTGGGTGGGGAGAGCGAGGCGGCGCTGACCCGGCTCGCCGAGGTCGGCGACGGCTGGCTGCCGCGGGGCCACGCGTCCTTCGACGAGATCAAGCAGGTGCGGGCGGATCTCGCCGGACGCGGCAAGCCGGACGTCCCGACCACGGTGTTCGGGGCGCCCGCCGACCCGGACGTGGTCGCGGGCTACGCCGACGCGGGGGTCGAACGGGTGACGTTCATGCTCCCGACGCGGCCCGAGAAGGAGACCCTGACGACGCTCGACGAGCTCGCGGAGGTGGCGGCGAAGGCACGCTGA
- a CDS encoding ABC-F family ATP-binding cassette domain-containing protein: protein MPENLLNLENVTAHVPGDASRVLLDGVSLGVERGDRIGVVGLNGGGKSTLLDVITDERPVEGGRVSRLGGLRMAHLVQHDRFPAGSTVRDIVLAGYGADHEWAADPRVRDVLDGLGITPKGAGADALDRPTEGLSGGEKRRIALAAALVGDLDLVVLDEPTNHLDVEGIGWLARHLTERRIALVVVTHDRWFLDTVCTRTWEVANGRVESYTGGYADWIYARAERSRQADAAEQRRRNLARKELAWLRRGPPARTSKPRYRIESAEALIADVPAPRDTVELMQFATNRLGRTVLELEDATVAIAGRTLLDRVTWRLGPGDRVGIVGVNGSGKTTLLRALSGDRELDAGRRVQGSTVKMAQLTQELVDLPPEMRVLEATEAVAKYVRLGKQEMTASQVLERLGFPASRQWTPVGRLSGGERRRLQLTRLLMDEPNVLLLDEPTNDLDVDTLAGLEDLLDGWPGTLVVVSHDRYLTERVCDQVVALFGDGTLTHLPGGIGEYLARRASADRITAGPAATAATPGATAARPAAPKVDAAAQRTARKDAQRLERRMDQLTKREEKLHAQLAEAATDPARLQELDRELRDVVAERESVEIEWLEAAERAEG from the coding sequence ATGCCCGAGAACCTGCTCAACCTGGAGAACGTCACCGCGCACGTGCCCGGTGACGCGTCGCGCGTGCTGCTCGACGGCGTGTCGCTGGGCGTCGAGCGCGGCGACCGGATCGGCGTCGTCGGCCTCAACGGTGGCGGCAAGTCCACGCTGCTCGACGTCATCACCGACGAGCGACCGGTCGAGGGCGGCCGGGTCAGCCGTCTCGGCGGGCTGCGGATGGCGCACCTGGTGCAGCACGACCGCTTCCCGGCCGGCTCCACGGTGCGCGACATCGTGCTCGCCGGCTACGGCGCCGACCACGAGTGGGCGGCCGACCCCCGGGTGCGTGACGTGCTCGACGGTCTCGGGATCACCCCGAAGGGCGCCGGCGCCGACGCGCTCGACCGGCCCACCGAGGGCCTCTCCGGCGGGGAGAAGCGGCGGATCGCGCTGGCCGCGGCGCTGGTCGGCGACCTCGATCTCGTCGTGCTCGACGAGCCGACCAACCACCTCGACGTCGAGGGCATCGGCTGGCTCGCCCGGCACCTGACCGAGCGGCGGATCGCGCTCGTCGTCGTCACGCACGACCGCTGGTTCCTCGACACCGTCTGCACCCGCACCTGGGAGGTCGCGAACGGCCGGGTCGAGTCCTACACCGGCGGCTACGCGGACTGGATCTACGCGCGGGCCGAGCGTTCCCGGCAGGCCGACGCGGCCGAGCAGCGCCGCCGCAACCTCGCCCGCAAGGAGCTGGCCTGGCTGCGTCGCGGGCCGCCCGCGCGGACGTCGAAGCCGCGGTACCGGATCGAGTCGGCCGAGGCGCTGATCGCCGACGTCCCGGCGCCCCGCGACACCGTCGAGCTGATGCAGTTCGCGACCAACCGGCTCGGGCGCACCGTGCTGGAGCTGGAGGACGCGACCGTCGCGATCGCCGGCCGCACCCTGCTCGACCGGGTCACCTGGCGGCTCGGTCCGGGCGACCGGGTCGGCATCGTCGGCGTCAACGGCTCCGGCAAGACGACGCTGCTGCGGGCCCTGTCCGGGGACCGTGAGCTCGACGCCGGACGGCGGGTGCAGGGCAGCACCGTGAAGATGGCGCAGCTGACCCAGGAGCTCGTCGACCTGCCGCCGGAGATGCGCGTGCTGGAGGCGACCGAGGCCGTCGCCAAGTACGTGCGGCTCGGGAAGCAGGAGATGACGGCGTCGCAGGTCCTGGAGCGGCTCGGGTTCCCCGCGTCGCGGCAGTGGACCCCCGTCGGACGCCTGTCCGGCGGCGAGCGCCGACGGCTGCAGCTCACGAGGCTGCTGATGGACGAGCCGAACGTGCTGCTGCTCGACGAGCCCACGAACGACCTGGACGTCGACACGCTCGCCGGGCTGGAGGACCTGCTCGACGGCTGGCCGGGGACGCTCGTCGTCGTCAGCCACGACCGGTACCTGACCGAGCGGGTCTGCGACCAGGTGGTCGCGCTGTTCGGCGACGGCACGCTGACCCACCTGCCCGGCGGCATAGGCGAGTACCTCGCCCGGCGCGCGTCGGCGGACCGGATCACGGCGGGTCCGGCGGCCACCGCGGCGACCCCGGGTGCGACGGCGGCCCGGCCCGCGGCGCCGAAGGTCGACGCGGCGGCCCAGCGCACCGCCCGCAAGGACGCCCAGCGCCTCGAACGCCGCATGGACCAGCTCACGAAGCGCGAGGAGAAGCTGCACGCCCAGCTGGCCGAGGCGGCGACCGATCCGGCGCGTCTGCAGGAGCTCGACCGGGAGCTCCGCGACGTCGTCGCCGAGCGGGAGTCCGTCGAGATCGAGTGGCTCGAGGCCGCCGAGCGGGCCGAGGGCTGA
- a CDS encoding 4-(cytidine 5'-diphospho)-2-C-methyl-D-erythritol kinase: MLSAVPRPVTVRVPAKINLHLAVGGVRPDGFHDLVTVFHAVSLFDEVSVQPADEPALEVHGDGVAEVPLDATNLAWRAVELLAQKADRDPDVRVTLRKGIPVAGGMAGGSADAAGALVALAALWRMELGRDELSTLAAELGSDVAFGLHGGTALGTGRGERIIPVLARHRLHWVIALARGGLSTPAVFGELDRLRGDGEITERPVEPVLEALSSGDPNRLALNLGNDLQAAAVSMAPDLRRTLRAGVNAGALAGLVSGSGPTCAFLCADADAAVEVATELAGMGVCRTVRVAHGPVGGARVVDENEPPPERGGPASSGAWPPARA; this comes from the coding sequence GTGCTGTCCGCCGTTCCGCGACCGGTCACCGTCCGGGTCCCCGCGAAGATCAACCTGCACCTCGCCGTCGGCGGGGTGCGGCCGGACGGCTTCCACGACCTCGTGACCGTCTTCCACGCGGTGAGTCTCTTCGACGAGGTGTCGGTGCAGCCCGCCGACGAGCCGGCACTGGAGGTGCACGGCGACGGCGTCGCCGAGGTCCCGCTGGACGCCACCAACCTGGCCTGGCGGGCCGTCGAGCTGCTGGCACAGAAGGCCGACCGCGACCCGGACGTGCGGGTCACCCTGCGCAAGGGCATCCCGGTCGCCGGCGGGATGGCGGGCGGCTCCGCCGACGCGGCCGGGGCGCTCGTCGCGCTCGCCGCGCTGTGGCGGATGGAGCTGGGCCGCGACGAGCTGTCCACGCTGGCCGCCGAGCTGGGATCGGACGTCGCGTTCGGGCTGCACGGCGGCACCGCGCTCGGTACCGGGCGCGGTGAGCGGATCATCCCGGTGCTGGCCCGGCACCGCCTGCACTGGGTGATCGCGCTGGCGCGGGGTGGGCTGTCCACACCGGCGGTGTTCGGCGAGCTCGACCGGCTGCGCGGCGACGGCGAGATCACCGAGCGTCCGGTCGAGCCGGTGCTCGAGGCGCTCTCCTCGGGGGACCCCAACCGGCTCGCGCTGAACCTGGGCAACGACCTGCAGGCCGCCGCGGTCTCCATGGCGCCCGACCTGCGCCGCACGTTGCGCGCCGGGGTCAATGCGGGCGCGCTGGCCGGGCTGGTGTCCGGGTCCGGGCCGACGTGCGCGTTCCTCTGCGCCGACGCCGACGCGGCCGTCGAGGTCGCCACGGAGCTGGCCGGGATGGGCGTGTGCCGCACCGTCCGGGTCGCCCACGGACCGGTAGGCGGCGCCCGCGTCGTCGACGAGAACGAACCCCCGCCCGAGCGCGGCGGACCGGCGTCCTCGGGCGCCTGGCCCCCGGCACGCGCATGA